A stretch of Natator depressus isolate rNatDep1 chromosome 2, rNatDep2.hap1, whole genome shotgun sequence DNA encodes these proteins:
- the AGR3 gene encoding anterior gradient protein 3: MMHSALALSLLLIAVSSNLAMAIKKEKRAPQTLSRGWGDDITWVQTYEEGLFQARKSNKPLMVIHHLEDCQYCQALKKVFSENEEIQEMAQNNFIMLNLMHETTDKNLSPDGQYVPRIMFVDPSLTVRADITGRYSNRLYTYEPQDIPLLIENMKKALRLIQTEL; encoded by the exons ATGATGCATTCAGCATTGGCTTTGTCACTCCTGCTAATCGCAGTCTCTTCCAACCTCGCGATGGcaatcaaaaaggaaaaaagagctCCCCAGACACTGTCGAGAG GCTGGGGAGATGATATTACTTGGGTGCAAACTTATGAAGAAGGGCTTTTTCAAGCAAGAAAAAG TAACAAACCACTGATGGTCATTCATCATCTGGAGGACTGTCAATACTGCCAAG CACTGAAGAAGGTTTTTTCAGAAAATGAGGAAATACAAGAAATGGCTCAAAATAACTTCATCATGCTAAATCTCATG CATGAAACCACTGATAAGAACTTGTCACCTGATGGGCAATATGTACCTCGAATCATGTTTGTAG ACCCCTCTCTCACAGTAAGAGCTGATATCACGGGAAGATACTCTAATCGACTCTATACTTACGAACCACAAGACATACCATTGT TGATAGAGAACATGAAGAAAGCATTACGCCTCATTCAAACCGAACTGTAA